One part of the Pandoraea faecigallinarum genome encodes these proteins:
- the nirD gene encoding nitrite reductase small subunit NirD — translation MAPTQPIWLHVCAVNAIPRLGTRVLTHAGGDIALFRTESDSVFALRDRCPHKGGALSQGIVHGEKVTCPLHAWNIGLTTGEACAPDIGCARRFPVRIDAGEVYLSFDETTGSGAAETLGGVTA, via the coding sequence ATGGCCCCAACCCAACCGATCTGGCTGCATGTGTGCGCCGTGAATGCGATTCCGCGTCTGGGCACGCGCGTGCTGACGCATGCGGGCGGCGACATCGCCCTGTTTCGCACCGAGAGCGACAGCGTCTTCGCGTTACGCGACAGGTGCCCGCACAAGGGCGGCGCGCTCTCGCAAGGCATTGTGCACGGCGAGAAGGTGACGTGTCCGCTGCACGCCTGGAACATCGGTCTGACGACGGGCGAAGCGTGTGCGCCGGATATCGGCTGCGCGCGGCGCTTTCCGGTGCGGATCGACGCCGGTGAGGTGTACCTGTCGTTCGACGAGACGACGGGCAGCGGTGCCGCCGAGACGCTCGGCGGCGTGACTGCCTGA
- the nirB gene encoding nitrite reductase large subunit NirB: protein MGKPRLVVIGNGMAGIRTLEELLEIAPDQYDITVFGAEPHPNYNRILLSPVLAGEQSFKDIVLNPLDWYAQKGITLHLGKEVTQIDRPRRVVRCADGTEAPYDRLLIATGSTPFILPVPGRDLDGVISYRDIRDTEIMIETAKVKRHAVVIGGGLLGLEAANGLKLRGMDVTVVHLASTLLERQLDCTAGKLLQQSLEARGLAFRLSHQTSEILGDEHGRARAVKFGNGEEIAADLVVMAAGIRPNTALAEAAGLHCARGIVVSDTLQTYDPRIYAVGECVSHRGVAYGLVAPLFEQARVCANHLALMGIGSYRGSVLSTKLKVTGIDLFSAGDFLGGEGTEEIVLSDPASGVYKKLVIRDDKLVGACLYGDTADGAWYFKLLREGRTLGELRERIMFGESSVGDVGTQGQNRASAMADTDEVCGCNGVCKGTIVKAITGKGLFTLDEVKKHTKAASSCGSCAGLCEQILMSTLGSTYDAAPKEKAVCGCTGLSHADVRRAVREHRLTTHRAAFDFLEWRTPNGCATCRPALNYYMLSTWPKEAVDDPQSRFVNERVHANIQKDNTFSVIPQMKGGVTNASELRRIADVADKYRIPMVKVTGGQRIDLLGVKKEDLVNVWRDLGMPSGHAYGKSIRTVKTCVGSEFCRFGTQNSTQMGIDLETMLANMWSPHKVKLAVSGCPRNCAEAGIKDVGVIAVESGWELYVGGNGGIKTEVAQFLVKVKTAEEVKEYTGAFLQLYREEAYYLDRTVHYIDRVGLDYVKQKVVSDAANRRALYERLLFSLDGLPDPWQARIDGTQANEYRPLTVASAPAAEITTA, encoded by the coding sequence ATGGGCAAACCTCGTCTGGTCGTCATCGGCAACGGCATGGCCGGCATCCGCACGCTCGAAGAGTTGCTTGAGATCGCGCCGGACCAATACGACATCACCGTATTCGGCGCGGAGCCGCACCCGAACTACAACCGCATCCTGCTCTCGCCGGTGCTCGCGGGCGAGCAGTCCTTCAAGGACATCGTGCTCAATCCGCTCGATTGGTACGCGCAAAAGGGCATCACGCTGCATCTGGGCAAGGAGGTCACGCAGATCGACCGCCCGCGCCGCGTCGTGCGTTGTGCCGACGGCACCGAAGCGCCGTACGACCGTCTGCTCATCGCCACCGGTTCCACTCCGTTCATCCTCCCGGTGCCGGGCCGGGATCTCGACGGTGTCATCAGCTATCGCGACATTCGCGACACCGAGATCATGATCGAGACGGCGAAGGTCAAGCGTCACGCGGTGGTGATCGGCGGCGGACTGCTCGGGCTGGAAGCGGCCAACGGCCTGAAGCTGCGCGGCATGGATGTCACCGTCGTGCATCTGGCGTCCACGCTGCTCGAACGTCAGCTCGACTGCACCGCGGGCAAGCTGCTGCAACAGTCGCTCGAAGCGCGCGGACTGGCCTTCCGGTTGTCGCATCAGACCTCGGAGATTCTCGGCGACGAACACGGCCGCGCGCGTGCCGTGAAGTTCGGTAACGGCGAGGAAATCGCGGCGGATCTCGTGGTGATGGCGGCCGGCATCCGCCCGAACACCGCGCTCGCCGAAGCCGCCGGCCTGCACTGCGCGCGCGGCATCGTCGTGTCCGACACGCTGCAAACCTACGACCCGCGCATCTACGCCGTGGGCGAGTGCGTAAGCCATCGCGGTGTGGCATACGGTCTCGTCGCGCCGCTCTTCGAGCAGGCCAGGGTGTGCGCGAACCACCTCGCGCTCATGGGCATCGGCAGCTATCGAGGTTCGGTGCTCTCGACGAAGCTCAAGGTCACCGGCATCGACCTGTTTTCCGCAGGCGACTTTCTCGGCGGCGAAGGCACCGAGGAGATCGTGCTCTCGGACCCGGCCAGCGGCGTCTACAAGAAGCTTGTGATTCGCGACGACAAGCTCGTCGGCGCTTGCCTGTATGGCGATACGGCCGATGGCGCGTGGTACTTCAAGCTGCTGCGAGAAGGGCGCACGCTGGGCGAACTGCGTGAGCGCATCATGTTCGGCGAGTCGAGCGTGGGCGACGTCGGCACGCAGGGGCAGAACCGCGCATCCGCCATGGCCGATACCGACGAAGTCTGCGGCTGCAACGGCGTGTGCAAGGGCACCATCGTCAAGGCGATCACCGGGAAGGGCCTGTTCACGCTCGACGAGGTGAAGAAGCACACCAAGGCTGCCAGCTCGTGCGGTTCGTGCGCCGGCCTGTGCGAACAGATTCTGATGAGCACGCTCGGTTCGACTTACGATGCGGCGCCGAAAGAGAAGGCCGTGTGCGGCTGCACCGGCCTGTCGCATGCCGACGTGCGCCGCGCCGTGCGCGAGCACCGCCTGACTACGCACCGTGCCGCTTTCGACTTCCTCGAATGGCGCACGCCGAACGGCTGTGCGACGTGCCGTCCGGCACTCAATTACTACATGCTCAGCACGTGGCCGAAGGAGGCCGTTGACGACCCGCAAAGCCGCTTCGTCAACGAACGCGTGCACGCCAACATCCAGAAGGACAACACGTTCTCCGTCATTCCGCAGATGAAGGGCGGCGTGACGAATGCGAGCGAACTGCGCCGTATCGCGGATGTGGCCGACAAGTACCGGATTCCGATGGTCAAGGTCACGGGCGGTCAGCGTATCGACTTGCTCGGGGTGAAGAAGGAGGACCTCGTGAACGTCTGGCGCGATCTGGGCATGCCGTCCGGTCACGCTTACGGCAAATCGATCCGTACGGTGAAGACGTGTGTGGGCAGCGAGTTCTGCCGCTTCGGCACGCAGAACAGCACGCAGATGGGCATCGACCTGGAGACCATGCTCGCGAACATGTGGTCGCCGCACAAGGTGAAGCTGGCGGTGTCGGGTTGCCCGCGCAACTGCGCCGAAGCCGGCATCAAGGATGTCGGCGTCATCGCGGTCGAATCGGGCTGGGAGTTGTACGTCGGCGGCAACGGCGGCATCAAGACCGAAGTGGCGCAGTTCCTCGTCAAGGTGAAGACGGCAGAGGAGGTCAAGGAATACACGGGCGCATTCCTCCAGTTGTATCGCGAGGAGGCCTACTACCTCGACCGTACCGTGCACTACATCGACCGTGTGGGCCTTGACTACGTGAAGCAGAAGGTGGTGAGCGATGCGGCGAATCGCCGTGCGCTGTACGAGCGCCTGCTGTTCTCGCTCGATGGCCTGCCCGACCCGTGGCAGGCGCGCATCGACGGCACGCAGGCCAACGAGTACCGCCCGCTTACGGTGGCGAGTGCGCCGGCTGCCGAAATCACGACTGCCTGA